A single region of the Nicotiana sylvestris chromosome 6, ASM39365v2, whole genome shotgun sequence genome encodes:
- the LOC104248981 gene encoding uncharacterized protein, whose translation MATLTPGILLKLLQSMNTGTRVTGDHRTPLLQVIGIVPALSTSESLWPHHGFYVQLSDSLNSTYVSLCDRDTDLILTNRLQLGQFAHIDRFTFDSPPVPRAVNLRPIAGRHGFIGSPEPLIAKISNGGFLIQPVSDSDPISVYLSKNGRTEPGSGPKDGKEKVRVREVLAPKENVEIKDDLKKKSCENVHQPRRFSSPASAKQRSVSAGKKNVGSGERDPSPAVKVKRSASPVPSKCVVPSLAAAKEENRSTAKEAAIIVPSRYRQPSPTATRRQGSPLVARRMSLSPGRRLSGGVKVSPAVDSSVKKKMAAIAAGISKVSEAIVGSGKSSRKNWDEGTASSGDSFEQTEKVFSKKKPDIQAILRTQAAISRRLSDVSSHADDFGSEGKIKSGVAENSSDTEKPNNVAPVIPVHEKKWTDGSVSLNSVSTELAKLGKEAMQRRIVASTAAAEALEEALATETIVRNLSMFSDLRSTSNPKNPLPTIDRFMSIYEDVVKSTNVVESITSSRGVQKSNENMIIEQPKSSLLWVEAALATDLEIVSLLTNQNSGTQSASLKSSPIYQSSKTSNKNPSIVSAVTGTWTRGYGMNETVELAKKLQSEMQLWFITFVEESLDAGFRVFKSCSMTSDGGSNSGSITAILSQLKRVNGWLDRVVSKKDEQLIQKIECLKRKIYGFVIQHVGTTAENSTPTTS comes from the exons ATGGCGACTCTTACTCCTGGAATTCTACTAAAGCTACTCCAATCCATGAACACCGGTACACGTGTCACCGGCGACCACCGAACGCCACTCCTTCAAGTTATCGGAATCGTCCCAGCGCTTTCCACTTCCGAATCACTTTGGCCCCACCACGGCTTCTATGTACAACTCTCGGACTCACTCAACTCCACTTACGTCTCCCTCTGCGACCGTGACACTGATCTCATCCTTACGAACCGGCTTCAGCTCGGTCAGTTTGCTCACATTGACCGATTTACCTTCGATTCTCCTCCCGTCCCACGCGCTGTTAACCTCCGTCCGATTGCTGGCCGCCATGGCTTTATCGGGTCGCCTGAACCTTTGATTGCTAAAATTTCAAATGGAGGGTTTCTCATCCAGCCCGTTTCAGATTCGGATCCTATTTCTGTTTATTTGTCAAAAAACGGAAGAACGGAACCGGGTTCGGGTCCAAAAGATGGAAAGGAAAAAGTTAGGGTTAGAGAAGTTCTTGCACCAAaagaaaatgttgaaattaaggACGATTTGAAGAAAAAATCTTGTGAAAATGTTCATCAACCGAGGAGATTTTCGTCTCCAGCATCAGCAAAGCAAAG GTCGGTATCTGCAGGGAAGAAGAACGTGGGAAGTGGTGAAAGGGATCCATCACCGGCCGTTAAAGTGAAGAGATCGGCATCACCAGTGCCATCAAAGTGTGTTGTACCAAGTTTGGCGGCTGCGAAAGAAGAGAATAGGAGCACAGCAAAAGAAGCAGCAATTATAGTACCGTCAAGGTACAGGCAGCCGTCTCCTACAGCAACGAGAAGGCAAGGGAGTCCGTTGGTGGCGAGAAGGATGTCGTTGTCGCCTGGACGACGGTTGTCTGGTGGTGTTAAGGTTTCACCTGCTGTTGATTCGTCTGTCAAGAAGAAAATGGCTGCTATTGCTGCTGGAATTTCTAAAGTTTCTGAGGCGATTGTGGGGTCTGGTAAATCGAGTAGGAAGAATTGGGATGAAGGTACGGCGAGTAGTGGTGACTCTTTTGAACAAACAGAGAAGGTTTTCTCAAAGAAAAAACCGGATATTCAGGCAATTCTGAGAACTCAG GCTGCTATTTCGAGGCGTCTGAGTGATGTAAGCAGCCATGCTGATGATTTTGGAAGTGAAGGGAAAATAAAATCTGGTGTTGCTGAAAATTCCTCCGACACTGAAAAGCCTAACAATGTAGCTCCAGTCATTCCAGTTCATGAGAAGAAGTGGACTGATGGAAGTGTATCGCTAAATTCTGTGTCCACTGAACTCGCAAAGCTTGGAAAG GAGGCTATGCAAAGGAGAATAGTTGCTTCAACAGCTGCAGCTGAAGCCTTGGAAGAGGCTCTTGCCACTGAGACTATTGTGCGAAATTTGAG TATGTTTTCAGATCTACGCTCAACATCCAACCCGAAAAATCCTCTTCCAACAATTGATCGTTTCATGTCAATTTACGAAGATGTAGTGAAATCAACAAATGTTGTTGAATCAATCACCAGCAGTCGTGGTGTGCAAAAATCTAATGAGAATATGATAATAGAGCAACCAAAATCATCCCTTCTTTGGGTGGAAGCTGCTCTGGCAACTGATCTTGAAATTGTCTCTCTTTTGACAAATCAGAACAGTGGAACTCAATCAGCATCATTGAAAAGCTCTCCAATATATCAGTCATCAAAAACTTCTAATAAGAATCCTTCGATTGTTTCAGCAGTAACTGGAACTTGGACAAGAGGTTATGGAATGAATGAGACAGTAGAACTTGCAAAGAAGTTGCAATCTGAGATGCAACTGTGGTTCATCACTTTTGTTGAAGAGTCATTAGATGCAGGTTTTCGTGTGTTCAAGAGTTGCTCCATGACTTCTGATGGAGGTTCCAACTCTGGTTCAATTACAGCCATTTTGTCACAACTAAAGCGAGTCAATGGCTGGTTGGATCGCGTAGTTTCAAAGAAGGATGAGCAGTTGATACAGAAGATAGAATGCTTGAAAAGAAAAATTTATGGATTTGTCATTCAGCATGTAGGAACAACTGCTGAAAATTCAACTCCCACAACATCCTAA
- the LOC104248982 gene encoding aldehyde dehydrogenase family 2 member C4, producing the protein MVKSNGNLESHFQIPKIKFTQLFINGEFVDSVSGNTFETIDPRNEEVIARIAEGDKADIDLAVKAAREAFDNGPWPRLSPMERRNIMLKFADLIIENAEEIAALDAMDAGKLFAAGKTIDVPSAAQFMRYYAGAADKIHGTTLKMSRDIQGYTLLEPIGVVGHIIPWNFPTQMFVMKVGPALAAGCTMVVKPAEQTPLSALYYAQLAKQAGVPDGVINVVTGFGSTAGAALCSHMDVDKISFTGSTEVGRLVMQAAALSNLKPVSLELGGKSPFIVFDDVDVDKVAPLAMIGILYNKGEVCVAGSRLFIQEGIYDKFVKKLVEITKTWVVGDTFDPNSHQGPQVDKKQFERVLSYIEHGKREGATLLTGGNALDRKGYFVEPTIFTDVEDHMTIAKEEIFGPVLSVMKFKTVEEVIKRANCTQYGLAAGVMTNNLNIANTVSRSIRAGVIWINCYFAFDPDCPYGGYKSSGFERDLGMEGLHKYLQVKSVATPIYNSPWL; encoded by the exons atggtgaaatctAATGGAAATTTAGAGTCTCATTTCCAAATTCCAAAGATTAAGTTCACTCAGCTCTTCATTAATGGCGAATTCGTTGATTCTGTTTCAG GAAATACGTTTGAAACGATAGATCCTAGAAATGAGGAGGTAATTGCAAGAATTGCTGAAGGAGACAAAGCTGATATTGATTTGGCTGTCAAAGCTGCCCGTGAAGCTTTTGACAATGGTCCTTGGCCTCGTTTATCCCCTATG GAGAGGAGAAATATAATGCTGAAGTTTGCAGACTTAATCATAGAAAATGCAGAAGAAATAGCAGCATTGGATGCAATGGATGCAGGAAAGTTATTTGCTGCTGGAAAAACAATAGACGTCCCTAGTGCAGCGCAATTTATGCGTTATTATGCTGGTGCAGCGGATAAAATTCATGGGACGACTCTCAAGATGTCACGCGATATACAAGGATACACGTTGCTCGAACCAATTGGCGTTGTCGGACACATTATCCCCTGGAATTTCCCAACTCAGATGTTTGTTATGAAGGTTGGCCCTGCACTAGCTGCTGGTTGCACTATGGTTGTCAAACCGGCCGAACAAACCCCTCTTTCTGCTCTCTATTATGCTCAATTGGCTAAGCAG GCTGGTGTTCCCGATGGCGTGATCAACGTCGTGACAGGATTTGGATCTACTGCTGGTGCTGCGCTTTGCTCGCACATGGACGTAGACAAG ATAAGCTTCACAGGTTCGACAGAAGTTGGGCGTCTAGTAATGCAAGCTGCAGCGCTGAGCAATTTGAAACCTGTCTCACTAGAATTAGGAGGCAAGTCGCCTTTTATAGTATTTGACGATGTAGATGTTGACAAAGTTGCACCTCTTGCTATGATTGGAATTTTATATAACAAG gGAGAAGTTTGTGTGGCTGGATCTCGTCTTTTCATCCAAGAAGGAATTTACGATAAGTTTGTCAAGAAATTGGTGGAGATAACGAAAACATGGGTGGTTGGCGATACTTTTGATCCAAATTCTCATCAAGGACCTCAA GTCGATAAGAAACAGTTTGAGAGAGTACTTTCATACATTGAACATGGAAAGAGGGAGGGCGCAACATTGTTAACCGGGGGCAACGCATTGGATCGGAAGGGTTATTTCGTTGAGCCAACCATATTCACCGATGTAGAA GATCATATGACTATTGCAAAAGAAGAAATATTTGGACCTGTTTTATCAGTAATGAAGTTCAA GACCGTAGAGGAAGTGATCAAGAGAGCTAATTGTACACAGTATGGATTAGCAGCTGGTGTTATGACAAATAACTTGAACATTGCCAACACAGTTTCAAGATCGATTCGAGCTGGAGTTATCTGGATAAACTGTTACTTTGCTTTCGATCCGGATTGCCCGTATGGAGGATACAAATCCAGTGGCTTTGAAAGGGATTTAGGAATGGAAGGACTTCACAAGTATCTTCAAGTTAAATCTGTAGCCACTCCCATTTACAACTCCCCTTGGCTGTAA